From Parafrankia discariae, one genomic window encodes:
- a CDS encoding PP2C family protein-serine/threonine phosphatase, whose product MLSNVVPRIGDFAGQLGAGLLVLGAAVAVGVVTDLSTAGYFGLGALVSAVTCLPAATLGLGLVTEALAVVSGLWDHRFGNGQHIAACVLVAAQVAVAVYVSVSRNRRSSELQQVRAVAEVAQRALLPEVPAALHGAGFAARYLSAAKEASVGGDLYEVVATPHTIRMIIGDVRGKGLPAVRLATVVLGAFREAAVTWLDQGQVAAACARSVGREAEPEDFVTALLVDIYPDGRLSLCSAGHHPPLLVGATATTALNCPSSPPLGLGDRFATTTADWAVGDRLLLFTDGLIEARDSKRAFFPLERHVDLLRDVPPAAALDRLTSALTGHVGGNLHDDLALLLVERLPTGAALAAAAQAPAVTGAASSAGALPAAPANASAATAAE is encoded by the coding sequence ATGCTCAGCAACGTGGTGCCCCGGATCGGGGACTTCGCGGGTCAGTTGGGGGCTGGTCTGCTGGTTCTCGGAGCCGCGGTCGCGGTAGGCGTCGTCACCGACCTGTCCACCGCGGGCTACTTCGGGCTCGGTGCCCTGGTGTCCGCGGTGACCTGCCTTCCGGCGGCGACGCTGGGTCTCGGTCTGGTCACCGAGGCGCTGGCCGTCGTCTCGGGGCTGTGGGACCACCGGTTCGGGAACGGTCAGCACATCGCGGCCTGCGTCCTGGTCGCGGCCCAGGTCGCGGTGGCCGTCTACGTGTCGGTGAGCCGCAACCGGCGCAGCTCGGAGCTCCAGCAGGTCCGGGCGGTGGCGGAGGTCGCGCAGCGGGCGCTGCTGCCGGAGGTGCCCGCCGCGCTGCACGGGGCCGGGTTCGCGGCCCGTTATCTCTCCGCCGCCAAGGAGGCGTCGGTCGGCGGCGATCTCTACGAGGTGGTCGCCACGCCGCACACCATCCGCATGATCATCGGCGATGTCCGCGGCAAGGGACTGCCCGCGGTGCGGCTGGCGACGGTGGTCCTGGGGGCCTTCCGCGAGGCGGCGGTGACCTGGCTGGACCAGGGTCAGGTAGCGGCCGCCTGCGCCCGCTCGGTCGGCCGCGAGGCCGAGCCGGAGGACTTCGTGACGGCCCTGCTGGTCGACATCTACCCCGACGGCCGGCTCAGCCTGTGCTCGGCGGGTCACCATCCGCCGCTGCTGGTCGGGGCGACCGCCACCACCGCGCTGAACTGCCCGTCCTCACCGCCGCTCGGGCTCGGTGACCGTTTCGCGACCACGACGGCGGACTGGGCGGTCGGCGACCGCCTGCTGCTGTTCACCGACGGGCTGATCGAGGCCCGCGACAGCAAGCGGGCCTTCTTCCCGCTGGAGCGGCACGTCGACCTGCTGCGCGACGTCCCGCCCGCTGCCGCGCTCGACCGGCTCACCAGCGCCCTCACCGGCCACGTGGGTGGGAACCTGCACGACGATCTGGCTCTGCTGCTCGTCGAGCGGCTCCCGACGGGCGCGGCGCTGGCCGCCGCGGCCCAGGCGCCGGCCGTCACCGGGGCCGCGTCCTCCGCCGGGGCGCTTCCGGCCGCTCCCGCGAACGCCAGCGCGGCCACGGCGGCGGAGTAG
- a CDS encoding DUF4236 domain-containing protein: MGLRYTRRPHYGPFYVNVSENGVSSVTLKLGRISWRVWSKNRRGGLSSVDLPGPFSYRRDGRRRAPANR; the protein is encoded by the coding sequence ATGGGACTGCGCTACACCCGCCGGCCGCACTACGGGCCCTTCTACGTGAACGTCAGCGAGAACGGGGTGTCCTCGGTGACTCTGAAGCTCGGCCGAATCTCCTGGCGGGTGTGGTCGAAGAACCGCCGTGGCGGCCTGTCCAGCGTCGACCTTCCCGGTCCGTTCTCCTACCGCCGGGACGGCCGCCGCCGGGCCCCCGCCAACCGCTGA
- a CDS encoding SpoIIE family protein phosphatase, with protein sequence MHAVDAGSTDGAENDRPRSVNGHADLHASATDPVPDPDPPERPTPPEWLDSPEWLDSRIRDGALRATGTCFTITDPRQPDNPLIWVNPAFERVTGYRLAEVVGRNCRFLQNGDTDQPALAELSAGMAAGRHVTVVLRNYRRDGTPFWNELAVSPVFDPRGEITHFVGVQTDVTERVDAQLERDRLLERERAARGDAERATAQLKLLADVSELLSGTLDVGEALDRLTRAVVPTAADWCSVHILPPRSALTGTDSEATGPRRVITHHRDPRLRAIAERSQLLQADLPNAASAVVQVLRTGRPVLRERIDPEGLRAALGSAGPRTDELVRLLTDLGLTTAVATPLLARGRVLGALVMARSSGSYTADDLRLAEDLGRRAGTAIDNARLYRAEHTVSESLQRSLLPTIPALPGLAFAARYLPTAATATVGGDWFDVLALPDGAAGVAIGDVMGHDIAAAAAMGQLRSVLRSYAWEGHRPAVVLDRLDRLVQGLEMAQLATCLYAWIQVNDAGFAQGTAAPAFMRWANAGHLPPLLLTPDGRAHLLGSTGAPSGPAPSPGTGPVPAGLSTADAGVLIGAGGAETSPRPELRILLPAGSHLVLYTDGLVESRDLDLDDGLERLRLTVEKHVPEDGPEALVDLIVDQMLTGRRQDDDVAILGLRVLTGPD encoded by the coding sequence ATGCACGCTGTCGACGCGGGATCGACCGACGGGGCCGAGAACGACCGGCCGCGGTCGGTCAACGGCCATGCCGACCTTCACGCGTCGGCGACCGACCCCGTGCCGGATCCCGACCCGCCGGAGCGGCCAACCCCGCCGGAGTGGCTGGACTCGCCGGAGTGGCTGGACTCGCGGATCCGCGACGGCGCGCTGCGGGCCACCGGGACCTGCTTCACGATCACCGATCCCCGCCAGCCCGACAACCCGCTGATCTGGGTGAACCCGGCGTTCGAGCGGGTGACCGGTTACCGCCTGGCCGAGGTCGTCGGGCGTAACTGCCGGTTCCTGCAGAACGGCGACACCGACCAGCCGGCGCTCGCCGAGTTGAGTGCCGGGATGGCCGCCGGCCGGCACGTGACGGTCGTGCTGCGCAACTACCGGCGGGACGGCACCCCGTTCTGGAACGAGCTCGCCGTCAGCCCCGTGTTCGACCCGCGGGGGGAGATCACCCACTTCGTGGGCGTGCAGACCGACGTCACCGAGCGGGTCGACGCCCAGCTCGAACGGGACCGGCTGCTCGAACGCGAGCGGGCCGCCCGCGGCGACGCAGAGCGCGCCACCGCCCAGCTGAAGCTGCTCGCCGACGTCAGCGAGCTGCTCTCGGGCACCCTCGACGTGGGTGAGGCCCTCGACCGGCTCACCAGGGCCGTGGTGCCCACCGCCGCGGACTGGTGCTCCGTGCACATCCTCCCGCCCCGCTCCGCGCTGACCGGGACGGATTCCGAGGCGACGGGGCCGCGGCGGGTCATCACCCATCACCGCGACCCCCGGCTGCGCGCGATCGCCGAGCGCAGCCAGCTGCTCCAGGCCGACCTGCCGAACGCGGCGAGCGCCGTGGTCCAGGTGCTGCGCACCGGACGTCCCGTGCTGCGGGAACGCATCGACCCGGAGGGGCTGCGGGCGGCTCTAGGCTCGGCAGGCCCCCGCACCGACGAGCTGGTGCGTCTACTGACGGACCTGGGCCTGACGACGGCTGTCGCCACCCCGCTGCTCGCCCGTGGCCGGGTGCTCGGCGCGCTGGTGATGGCCCGCTCGTCGGGCTCCTACACCGCGGACGACCTGCGCCTCGCCGAGGATCTCGGCCGGCGGGCGGGCACCGCGATCGACAACGCCCGGCTGTACCGCGCCGAGCACACGGTGTCGGAGTCGCTGCAGCGCTCGCTGCTGCCGACGATCCCCGCGCTGCCCGGCCTCGCGTTCGCGGCCCGCTACCTGCCCACCGCGGCGACGGCGACCGTGGGCGGCGACTGGTTCGACGTGCTCGCGCTGCCCGACGGGGCCGCCGGGGTCGCGATCGGCGACGTGATGGGCCACGACATCGCGGCCGCGGCGGCGATGGGTCAGCTCCGCAGCGTGCTGCGCTCGTACGCGTGGGAGGGCCACCGGCCGGCGGTCGTGCTCGACCGGCTGGACCGGCTGGTGCAGGGCCTGGAGATGGCCCAGCTCGCGACCTGTCTGTACGCCTGGATCCAGGTCAACGACGCCGGCTTCGCGCAGGGGACCGCCGCCCCCGCCTTCATGCGGTGGGCGAACGCCGGCCACCTGCCGCCGCTCCTGCTCACTCCGGACGGTCGGGCCCACCTGCTGGGATCGACCGGCGCGCCGTCAGGACCAGCGCCCAGCCCGGGGACCGGGCCGGTGCCTGCGGGTCTATCCACCGCGGACGCCGGGGTGCTGATCGGGGCGGGCGGCGCGGAGACCTCGCCGCGCCCGGAGCTGCGCATCCTCCTGCCGGCCGGCTCGCACCTGGTCCTCTACACCGACGGGCTGGTCGAATCCCGGGATCTGGACCTGGACGACGGCCTCGAGCGCCTGCGACTCACCGTGGAGAAGCACGTTCCCGAGGACGGGCCCGAGGCGCTGGTCGATCTGATCGTCGACCAGATGCTCACCGGCCGGCGCCAGGACGACGACGTCGCGATCCTCGGCCTGCGGGTGCTCACCGGGCCGGACTGA